A window of Natrinema versiforme contains these coding sequences:
- a CDS encoding recombinase RecA, translated as MYDLADVLPDTELDPGTNVLVAGPPLTGKRRIAFDILGSGANRGDGSIVVTTKDSADTVLESFGDHVDEGVEPDIGVVDCVTKQRGIGTVDDDPRIKYASSPVDMTGIGIKLSEFLQEFYETRGLTENRVLLHSVSTLLMYSDLQTVFRFLHVFTGRIQSADALGVYVIDSTAHDDQTMNTLKQLFDAVVEVEETADGEEPEIRTAGLSV; from the coding sequence ATGTATGACCTCGCAGATGTCCTGCCGGACACCGAACTCGACCCGGGGACGAACGTACTCGTTGCGGGTCCGCCGCTGACGGGGAAACGACGGATCGCCTTCGATATCCTCGGGAGCGGCGCGAACCGCGGCGACGGCTCGATCGTCGTCACCACGAAAGACAGCGCCGACACGGTTCTCGAGAGCTTCGGCGATCACGTCGACGAGGGCGTCGAGCCGGATATCGGCGTCGTCGACTGTGTCACGAAACAACGCGGTATCGGGACGGTCGACGATGACCCCCGGATCAAGTACGCCTCCTCGCCCGTCGACATGACCGGGATCGGGATCAAGCTCTCGGAGTTCCTCCAGGAGTTCTACGAGACCCGCGGGCTCACCGAGAACCGTGTGCTCTTACACTCCGTCTCGACGCTCCTGATGTACTCCGATCTCCAGACCGTCTTCCGGTTCCTCCACGTCTTCACGGGCCGGATCCAGAGCGCCGACGCGCTGGGCGTCTACGTCATCGATTCGACGGCCCACGACGACCAGACGATGAACACGCTCAAGCAGCTCTTCGACGCCGTCGTCGAAGTCGAGGAGACGGCCGACGGCGAGGAGCCCGAGATCCGGACTGCCGGCCTCTCGGTATAG
- a CDS encoding YhbY family RNA-binding protein, with amino-acid sequence MDKQDLRQRAHDLDVTVWVGKSGIDSVVDELDDQLSDRDLVKVKFLRAARAGSSTEEKAADLAETVSADLIETRGHTAVLHR; translated from the coding sequence ATGGATAAACAGGACCTTCGGCAGCGAGCACACGATCTCGACGTCACCGTCTGGGTCGGCAAGAGCGGTATCGACTCGGTCGTCGACGAACTCGACGACCAACTCTCCGACCGAGACCTCGTGAAGGTGAAATTCCTGCGTGCCGCCCGTGCGGGCAGTTCGACCGAGGAGAAGGCGGCCGATCTCGCCGAGACCGTCAGTGCGGACCTGATCGAGACGCGCGGGCACACGGCGGTGCTGCATCGATGA
- a CDS encoding ATP-grasp domain-containing protein, whose product MEKRPPEHAQRQERPESETEEVTVLVTAAQRKPALAIARTLGKREYEVVVASHHRIAQSFFSRYATHTAVYTDPKRNERAFVADLLATVARYDVDVLLPTDHVTTISVLRFRDRFASDLSIPAVEYETLLATEDKARLLSIADDIGIPTPDTHRPGSLAELEEIAAEIDYPAVIKHNKGVGASGVQYVTSPAELRSAYDSSGESTQHIERDWPLVQEYVPGETHDVNALFAEGEPRVAFTAHRTSTFPRSGGRAVITESTREPELVDSATRLLEHLEWHGVAEVEFKLDADGDPKLMEINPRIWGNIDLAIRAGVDFPALLCDLALTGAVTPPMSYAVGRKVIWIDEGLASNLWASSGRLDYARYVAREYVTGAETPVELSDVAPHVVRLLQLGARGARAAVQGGWQTLASSVAGESGA is encoded by the coding sequence ATGGAGAAGAGACCGCCAGAGCACGCACAGAGGCAGGAGCGACCGGAATCGGAGACTGAAGAGGTGACGGTACTCGTGACTGCGGCCCAGCGCAAACCGGCGCTCGCGATCGCCCGGACGTTAGGGAAGCGCGAGTACGAGGTGGTCGTCGCGAGCCACCACAGGATCGCACAGTCGTTCTTCTCGAGGTACGCGACCCACACTGCGGTGTATACGGATCCGAAGCGGAACGAACGAGCGTTCGTGGCCGACCTGCTGGCGACGGTGGCGCGGTACGACGTCGACGTGCTCTTGCCGACCGACCACGTGACGACCATTTCGGTACTGCGGTTCCGTGACCGGTTCGCGTCCGACCTCTCGATCCCCGCCGTCGAGTACGAGACCCTGCTCGCGACCGAAGACAAGGCGCGACTGCTCTCGATCGCCGACGATATCGGGATTCCGACCCCTGACACCCATCGGCCCGGGTCGCTGGCCGAACTCGAGGAGATCGCGGCCGAAATCGACTATCCCGCGGTGATCAAGCACAACAAGGGCGTCGGTGCGAGCGGCGTCCAGTATGTTACGTCGCCCGCGGAACTCCGCAGTGCCTACGACTCGAGCGGGGAGTCCACACAGCACATCGAGCGCGATTGGCCGCTCGTCCAGGAATACGTCCCCGGCGAGACCCACGACGTGAACGCGCTGTTCGCCGAGGGCGAGCCCCGGGTCGCGTTCACCGCCCATCGGACGTCGACGTTTCCCCGCTCGGGCGGGCGCGCGGTCATCACGGAATCGACGCGCGAACCGGAACTCGTCGACTCCGCGACCCGGCTGCTCGAGCACCTCGAGTGGCACGGCGTCGCCGAGGTCGAGTTCAAACTCGACGCCGACGGCGACCCGAAACTCATGGAGATCAACCCGCGGATCTGGGGCAACATCGACCTCGCGATTCGGGCGGGCGTCGACTTCCCGGCATTGCTCTGCGACCTCGCCCTGACAGGTGCTGTCACCCCGCCGATGTCGTACGCCGTCGGGCGGAAAGTGATCTGGATCGACGAGGGACTCGCGTCGAACCTGTGGGCCTCGAGCGGCCGGCTCGACTACGCGCGGTACGTCGCTCGCGAGTACGTCACCGGTGCGGAGACCCCGGTCGAACTGAGCGATGTCGCACCGCATGTCGTCCGACTGCTTCAGCTCGGAGCGCGAGGGGCGCGGGCGGCCGTGCAGGGCGGCTGGCAGACACTCGCATCGTCCGTGGCCGGGGAATCAGGAGCGTGA
- a CDS encoding ABC transporter substrate-binding protein, which translates to MNWPPTPSDDGVSRRSFLAAGATGAAVTTGGCINRVRSVVDQNGDDQVSLSITTVPADADRQNIQIARRLERNLEKVGIDVSLDMRSRSELLESVLINHDFDIYVGLHPADYDPDFLYEALYSRYADESGWQNPFGYSAIYFDTLLENQRRADGDERKRHVQSLLTGLAQEKPFEPICLPDEIRVASNDRFDGWSERQDVLASRHGYLGLEPTDDTDQLHALVTDSRMTRNLNPISAVFRERDTIIDLLYDSLLTEHDGSLYPWLAESVEWSEPAAESESNGDEDRDEPSLTATVTLREDCQFHDGEPVTAEDVAFTYRFITDTSWTLSQMPSPAPRYRSHADTIDEIAVGDDEYQLTMTVTGGRAAAERALTVPILPKHVWSERVNRRADDDSFDPTQGQWAMVTMTNIPPVGSGPFQFDSRSEDEHLTLQRFEEHFTLREDIDLADPIADLSEPTVSELLFEVDPGSPSAIGRVADGGADVTASTLDAYSLGAIPDSSSVERLETQSRMFYHIGFNVRNEPFSNPHFRRAITQLLDKKGITEEVFYGNATPVATPLTGEWVPDALEWDGEDPVTPFAGSNGSLNVEVAKLAFERAGFRHDDNGRLLGGN; encoded by the coding sequence ATGAATTGGCCCCCCACGCCGTCCGACGACGGCGTTAGCAGACGTTCCTTCCTCGCCGCCGGAGCGACCGGTGCTGCTGTCACGACCGGCGGCTGTATCAATCGCGTCCGAAGCGTCGTCGATCAGAACGGAGACGACCAAGTCTCGCTGTCCATCACCACGGTTCCGGCCGACGCGGACAGGCAAAACATCCAAATCGCCCGACGGCTCGAGCGAAACCTCGAGAAGGTCGGCATCGACGTGTCACTGGACATGCGGTCGCGGTCGGAGCTGTTGGAGTCGGTGCTGATCAATCACGACTTCGACATCTACGTCGGCCTCCACCCCGCCGATTACGACCCGGACTTCCTCTACGAGGCGCTGTACTCGCGGTACGCCGACGAATCCGGTTGGCAGAACCCCTTCGGGTACAGTGCCATATACTTCGATACCCTCCTCGAGAACCAGCGCCGAGCCGACGGCGACGAACGGAAGCGACACGTCCAGTCGCTCCTGACGGGACTGGCACAGGAAAAGCCCTTCGAGCCGATCTGTCTCCCCGACGAGATTCGCGTCGCCAGCAACGATCGGTTCGATGGCTGGAGCGAGCGACAGGATGTGCTCGCGTCCCGACACGGCTATCTGGGACTCGAGCCGACCGACGACACCGATCAGTTGCACGCGCTCGTGACCGACAGCCGCATGACGCGGAACCTCAATCCGATCTCGGCGGTGTTTCGGGAGCGCGATACGATCATCGATCTGCTCTACGACTCGCTGCTGACCGAGCACGACGGCTCCCTCTATCCGTGGCTCGCCGAGTCGGTGGAGTGGTCCGAGCCGGCAGCCGAATCGGAATCGAACGGTGACGAGGACAGGGACGAGCCGTCGCTGACTGCGACGGTGACGCTCCGGGAGGACTGTCAGTTCCACGACGGCGAGCCGGTGACCGCCGAGGACGTCGCATTCACCTACCGGTTCATAACGGACACGTCGTGGACGCTGTCTCAGATGCCGTCGCCAGCACCGCGGTACCGGAGCCACGCCGATACGATCGACGAGATCGCCGTCGGTGACGACGAGTATCAGCTGACGATGACCGTCACGGGCGGTCGAGCGGCCGCCGAACGGGCGCTTACCGTCCCAATCCTGCCGAAACACGTCTGGAGCGAACGGGTCAACCGGCGCGCAGACGACGATTCGTTCGACCCGACGCAGGGACAGTGGGCCATGGTCACGATGACCAATATCCCACCCGTCGGCAGCGGTCCGTTCCAGTTCGACAGTCGGAGCGAAGACGAACACCTCACACTGCAGCGATTCGAGGAGCACTTTACGCTCCGGGAGGACATCGATCTCGCCGACCCGATCGCCGACCTGTCCGAGCCGACCGTCTCGGAACTCCTGTTCGAGGTCGATCCCGGCAGTCCGTCCGCTATCGGCCGGGTCGCCGACGGTGGTGCCGATGTGACGGCGTCGACGCTCGACGCGTACTCGCTCGGTGCGATCCCCGACTCCTCGAGCGTCGAACGACTGGAAACGCAATCGCGGATGTTCTATCACATCGGCTTTAACGTCCGCAACGAACCCTTTAGCAACCCCCACTTCCGCAGAGCGATTACCCAGTTACTCGATAAGAAGGGGATCACCGAGGAGGTGTTCTACGGGAACGCGACGCCCGTCGCGACACCGCTGACCGGCGAGTGGGTACCGGACGCCCTCGAGTGGGACGGAGAGGATCCAGTAACGCCGTTTGCCGGCTCTAACGGCAGCCTCAACGTCGAAGTTGCGAAACTGGCGTTCGAGCGAGCCGGGTTCCGACACGATGATAACGGACGGCTGCTTGGAGGCAACTAG
- a CDS encoding DUF5798 family protein, translated as MGLGSTAKKIQSLSDRAEAMYKQVQKLQQRITGLEEEMDETHETVTRMDHQLTEQRALLLAMAEEQGIDGEEILAEAAIDEAELEGEGDAESADESATGEDGAADATAGETTAE; from the coding sequence ATGGGACTCGGCAGCACTGCGAAGAAGATTCAGAGCCTCTCGGATCGGGCCGAAGCGATGTATAAGCAGGTACAGAAACTCCAGCAGCGGATCACCGGACTGGAAGAGGAGATGGACGAAACCCACGAGACGGTCACGCGGATGGACCACCAGCTCACCGAGCAGCGCGCACTGCTGCTTGCGATGGCCGAGGAACAGGGGATCGACGGCGAGGAAATCCTCGCGGAGGCGGCGATCGACGAAGCCGAACTCGAGGGCGAGGGCGACGCCGAAAGCGCCGACGAGTCGGCGACCGGCGAGGACGGTGCGGCCGACGCGACCGCCGGCGAGACGACTGCAGAATAA
- a CDS encoding phosphatase PAP2 family protein, which translates to MLAEVLTQLVIVIGILLPISIAIFIGRERLVRTRSEWRTRLRTAAPAIAVLLVVLLINRIARQRAPRLSREIGLHLTSSFYNIEGEFILLFQSIANPETTAYFSAIYVYGYTFLLIFPIIAYFTLSDTRTFRRLLTAYALNYAIGLVLYIFVIAYGPRNLMPAEVAETMLYDTNPQYKYLTREVNSNTNVFPSLHTSLSATVATFAAMTRSSFPKWFPVAVVLAASVAISTMFLGIHWGIDVAGGLLLAALCVVLSDRLVGRWSLSEELGDRFPQIEDRLPWLDRDE; encoded by the coding sequence ATGCTCGCCGAGGTGCTGACACAGCTCGTCATCGTCATCGGTATCCTGTTACCGATATCGATAGCCATCTTCATCGGTCGTGAGCGCCTCGTACGGACACGATCGGAGTGGCGAACGCGACTCAGGACCGCCGCCCCGGCCATCGCCGTCTTGCTCGTGGTGTTGCTGATCAATCGGATCGCCAGACAACGAGCGCCGCGGCTCTCCCGGGAGATCGGGCTCCATCTCACCTCGAGCTTTTATAATATCGAAGGGGAGTTCATCCTGCTCTTCCAGTCCATCGCAAACCCCGAGACGACAGCGTACTTCTCGGCGATCTACGTCTACGGCTATACGTTCCTGTTGATCTTCCCGATCATAGCCTACTTTACGCTTTCGGATACGCGGACGTTTCGGCGGCTGTTGACGGCGTATGCACTCAACTACGCGATCGGCCTCGTCCTGTACATCTTCGTCATCGCGTACGGACCCCGGAACCTGATGCCGGCGGAAGTCGCGGAAACGATGCTGTACGATACCAATCCGCAGTACAAGTACCTCACTCGCGAAGTCAACAGCAACACCAACGTCTTCCCGTCGCTTCACACCTCGCTCTCGGCGACCGTTGCGACGTTCGCGGCGATGACTCGCTCGTCGTTTCCGAAGTGGTTCCCAGTCGCGGTCGTGCTGGCAGCCAGCGTCGCGATTTCGACCATGTTCCTCGGGATCCATTGGGGGATCGACGTGGCGGGCGGGCTGCTTCTCGCGGCCCTCTGTGTCGTCCTCTCGGATCGCCTCGTCGGGCGCTGGTCGCTGTCCGAGGAACTCGGTGACCGGTTCCCCCAGATCGAGGATCGGTTACCGTGGCTGGACCGAGACGAGTGA
- a CDS encoding CoA-binding protein: MPVESADELEAILEYETIAVVGCSSTPGKAAHDVPKYLLDHGYDVIPVNPFADEIFGREVYDSLADVAEEIDVVCIFRPSDEVGGIVDAALERDDVSVIWTQQGIRDDKAAARAESDGRTVVQDRCMKVQHRRLAA; this comes from the coding sequence ATGCCAGTCGAATCCGCGGACGAACTCGAGGCGATACTGGAGTACGAGACGATCGCCGTCGTCGGCTGCTCGAGCACGCCCGGCAAGGCGGCCCACGACGTGCCGAAGTACCTGCTCGATCACGGCTACGACGTGATTCCGGTCAACCCCTTCGCGGACGAGATCTTCGGCCGGGAGGTCTACGATTCCCTCGCGGACGTCGCGGAGGAAATCGATGTCGTCTGTATCTTCCGACCGAGTGACGAAGTCGGCGGGATCGTCGACGCGGCCCTCGAGCGCGACGACGTGAGCGTCATCTGGACCCAGCAGGGCATCCGCGACGACAAGGCGGCGGCCCGCGCGGAAAGCGACGGCCGAACCGTCGTACAGGACCGGTGTATGAAGGTCCAACACCGACGGCTTGCGGCGTAA
- a CDS encoding mechanosensitive ion channel family protein produces MSAALGSTLLQSGDLGPIGEALESTNLFGSSLAASAEGAIRFVLAFVAIWVVGRFVVLPLVERAFDRRGLDEHAQNPLLMLTRFGVAFFAVAVAFGFAGFGNFLVSMAGIAAAGALAIGLAMQDVISNFVAGVFIYTDKPFRIGDWIEWDNGDYAGVVEDISLRVTRVRTFDNELLTVPNSALTDGVLKNPVDADKLRLKFVFGIGYDDDIERATEIIVDEAERHPDIMDDPAPSVRLTELGDSDVGLQSRFWIANPSRADFVRTRGEYVTAVKGRFDDEGIDIPYPVRTLEGGLNLESGDGQSVVQPAE; encoded by the coding sequence ATGAGTGCCGCCCTTGGTTCGACACTGCTGCAGAGTGGGGACCTGGGGCCGATCGGAGAGGCACTCGAGAGCACGAACCTCTTCGGGTCGTCGCTCGCCGCGAGCGCGGAGGGCGCGATCCGGTTCGTCCTCGCCTTCGTCGCGATCTGGGTCGTCGGTCGCTTCGTCGTACTCCCGCTCGTCGAGCGCGCGTTCGACAGGCGCGGCCTCGATGAACACGCCCAGAACCCGCTCCTGATGCTCACGAGATTCGGGGTCGCGTTCTTCGCGGTCGCGGTCGCGTTCGGCTTCGCCGGCTTCGGAAACTTCCTCGTCTCGATGGCCGGTATCGCGGCGGCCGGCGCGCTCGCGATCGGGCTCGCGATGCAGGACGTGATCTCGAACTTCGTGGCGGGCGTCTTCATCTACACCGACAAACCGTTTCGTATCGGTGACTGGATCGAGTGGGACAACGGCGACTACGCCGGCGTCGTCGAGGACATCAGTCTCCGCGTGACGCGCGTGCGGACGTTCGATAACGAACTGCTGACGGTGCCGAACTCGGCGCTCACTGACGGCGTGCTCAAGAACCCAGTCGACGCCGACAAGCTCCGACTGAAGTTCGTCTTCGGAATCGGCTACGACGACGACATCGAGCGGGCGACCGAGATCATCGTCGACGAGGCCGAGCGCCACCCCGACATCATGGACGACCCCGCTCCCTCGGTGCGACTGACGGAACTGGGCGACTCCGATGTCGGGCTCCAGTCCAGATTCTGGATCGCGAACCCGTCTCGAGCCGATTTCGTCCGAACGCGCGGGGAGTACGTCACCGCAGTCAAGGGCCGGTTCGACGATGAAGGGATCGACATCCCCTACCCGGTCCGAACGCTCGAGGGCGGGCTTAACCTCGAGAGCGGCGACGGCCAGAGCGTCGTGCAGCCCGCAGAATAA
- a CDS encoding PLP-dependent cysteine synthase family protein, with amino-acid sequence MTTHEEPVDSVLETIGRTPLVRLHDGPETVPIYAKLETFNPGGSIKDRIGRYMLEAMLERGDVSEGGTIIEPTAGNTGIGLAVAAEQLGLDAVFVVPERFSVEKQQLMAALGAEVINTPTEDGMDRAIDRAHELAAELDDAAVPQQFSNPLNTEAHYETTAPEIFGALDGQVGAIVAGCGTAGTLMGLARYSLEQDPDTHIVAVEPEGSVYGELLGDERAEAEYKTEGIGTHDTATNELFEPELVDAVDAISDRDAHDELKRLAREEGHLVASSAGAASVAAKRVARQIADGDLEVPHETVVTLFPDSSERYLSKGIYRSFEEWTS; translated from the coding sequence ATGACGACCCACGAGGAGCCAGTGGATTCTGTTCTCGAGACGATCGGTCGAACGCCACTCGTTCGGCTCCACGACGGCCCCGAGACGGTGCCGATCTACGCGAAACTCGAGACGTTCAACCCCGGCGGGAGCATCAAGGACCGAATCGGCCGGTACATGCTCGAGGCGATGCTCGAGCGCGGCGACGTCTCCGAGGGGGGGACGATCATCGAGCCGACGGCGGGCAACACGGGGATCGGGCTGGCGGTCGCGGCCGAGCAACTGGGCTTGGACGCCGTCTTCGTCGTCCCGGAGCGGTTCAGCGTGGAGAAACAGCAGTTGATGGCGGCGCTGGGCGCGGAGGTCATCAACACGCCCACGGAGGACGGCATGGACCGCGCTATCGACCGCGCTCACGAACTCGCCGCGGAGCTCGACGACGCCGCCGTCCCCCAGCAGTTCTCGAACCCGCTGAACACGGAGGCCCACTACGAGACCACCGCCCCCGAAATCTTCGGTGCACTCGACGGACAGGTTGGCGCAATCGTCGCCGGCTGCGGAACGGCGGGGACGCTCATGGGACTCGCCCGCTACTCCCTCGAGCAGGACCCCGACACCCACATCGTCGCGGTCGAGCCCGAGGGATCGGTCTACGGCGAACTCCTCGGGGACGAGCGCGCGGAAGCCGAGTACAAGACCGAAGGGATCGGCACCCACGACACCGCGACCAACGAACTGTTCGAGCCCGAACTGGTCGACGCGGTCGACGCGATTTCGGACCGCGACGCCCACGACGAACTCAAACGCCTCGCCCGCGAGGAGGGCCATCTGGTGGCCTCGAGTGCGGGTGCCGCGAGCGTGGCCGCGAAGCGAGTTGCTCGGCAAATCGCCGACGGCGACCTCGAAGTGCCCCACGAGACGGTCGTGACGCTCTTTCCGGACTCGAGCGAGCGCTACCTCTCGAAGGGAATCTACCGGTCGTTCGAGGAGTGGACGTCGTAG
- a CDS encoding ribonuclease P protein component 4, translating to MDVAAERIDRLHDLARAAAADGDDDRARYYVRLARRVAERNRLTLPREFRRFTCDRCDAYLRPGANARVRLRDGHVVITCDCGAHARYPYE from the coding sequence ATGGACGTCGCCGCCGAGCGGATCGACCGCCTACACGACCTCGCTCGAGCGGCGGCAGCGGACGGCGACGACGATCGCGCCCGGTACTACGTTCGTCTCGCGCGACGGGTCGCGGAGCGAAATCGACTGACGCTTCCCCGGGAGTTTCGACGGTTCACGTGCGATCGGTGCGACGCGTACCTTCGGCCGGGCGCGAACGCTCGCGTCAGATTGCGGGACGGCCACGTCGTGATCACCTGTGACTGCGGCGCGCACGCCAGATATCCCTACGAGTGA
- a CDS encoding Hsp20/alpha crystallin family protein: MVRASPPSTWMQGLDLPSQLFGDTGGNDYELYEEDDEFVLTIDMPGFETDEIQLAWDDGVLNVAAEHADEGRGRKKTYHRRFRFPKTVDDEEISADYTNGVLEVRLPTAESTAHGKEIPLES, from the coding sequence ATGGTGCGAGCGAGCCCACCGAGCACATGGATGCAAGGCCTCGACCTGCCGTCCCAACTGTTCGGAGACACCGGCGGTAACGACTACGAACTGTACGAGGAGGACGATGAGTTCGTCCTCACGATCGACATGCCGGGCTTCGAAACCGACGAGATCCAACTGGCGTGGGACGACGGCGTCCTGAACGTCGCCGCCGAACATGCGGACGAGGGCCGCGGTCGGAAGAAGACCTACCACCGTCGGTTCCGCTTCCCCAAGACGGTCGACGATGAGGAGATCAGCGCGGACTACACCAACGGCGTGCTCGAGGTCCGGCTGCCGACCGCCGAGTCGACCGCCCACGGGAAGGAAATCCCGCTCGAGAGCTAA
- a CDS encoding geranylgeranylglycerol-phosphate geranylgeranyltransferase, with product MTVGETGRGLLELTRPVNVIAAGVLTFIGAFVAGGVAEKPVAVAAAVGATALAVGAGNAINDYFDREIDRINQPERAIPRGAVSPRGALVFSIVLFAGAVALALTLPRLAIGIAAVNLLALIAYTELFKGLPGLGNALVAYLVGSTFLFGAAAVDEIGPAVVLFVLAAIATLTREIIKDVEDIEGDREEGLHTLPIAIGERRALVVAAVLLVAAVVASPVPYLLGEFGIAYLLVVAPADAVMLAAAYESFEEPTVGQSRLKYGMFLAALAFIVGRAALELPGVT from the coding sequence ATGACAGTCGGGGAGACGGGTCGCGGGTTGCTCGAGTTGACGCGGCCGGTGAACGTGATCGCGGCGGGCGTGCTGACGTTCATCGGCGCGTTCGTCGCGGGCGGGGTGGCCGAGAAGCCGGTCGCGGTCGCCGCGGCGGTCGGAGCGACGGCGCTGGCGGTCGGCGCGGGGAACGCGATCAACGACTACTTCGATCGGGAGATCGACCGGATCAATCAGCCCGAGCGGGCGATCCCGCGCGGTGCGGTGAGCCCGCGCGGCGCGCTCGTGTTCAGTATCGTTCTCTTCGCGGGTGCGGTCGCGCTCGCACTCACGCTCCCCCGGTTGGCGATCGGAATCGCGGCGGTCAATCTCCTCGCGCTGATCGCGTACACCGAACTCTTCAAGGGGCTTCCGGGTCTCGGCAACGCGCTCGTCGCCTACCTCGTCGGCAGCACGTTCCTCTTCGGTGCCGCGGCGGTCGACGAGATCGGGCCGGCGGTCGTGCTCTTCGTGCTCGCGGCGATCGCGACGCTGACCCGAGAGATCATCAAGGACGTCGAGGACATCGAGGGCGACCGAGAGGAGGGGCTGCACACGCTTCCGATCGCGATCGGGGAGCGCCGAGCGCTGGTCGTCGCCGCCGTTCTCCTCGTCGCGGCCGTCGTCGCGAGCCCAGTCCCGTACCTCCTCGGAGAGTTCGGGATCGCCTATCTGCTGGTCGTCGCCCCCGCCGACGCGGTCATGCTCGCCGCGGCCTACGAGAGCTTCGAGGAGCCGACTGTCGGCCAATCGCGGCTCAAGTACGGGATGTTCCTCGCCGCGCTGGCGTTTATCGTCGGGCGTGCCGCCCTCGAGCTACCGGGTGTGACGTAG